In Alphaproteobacteria bacterium, the sequence CCAGGCGATCAATCATGCGGCGGATCTGGCGCATCCCGACCGGGCCGTCCGGCCGAGCCTCGGCAAAACCCTGTGCGGCCAGGGCGATGCGTCGAGCGGTCGCGGCCGAGAGGGTTTCGCGTCTGCGTGCCATGGCTAGGGCGCTCCCACGATCCCGGTCGCGCTGTCAATCGTCATGCTGGGCGACCGTTCACTTGCCGGATCGGTACTGGTCGAGGCACCATGGCGGTCGCGGGGCACGAAGAATTCGTTGGGGGGAGAATGCTCAGGACCGACCTGTCGCGCGCGAACAGCCTCGTGCAGATGGCTGGCCGCGCCCGTCGCGTCACGCCATGGTACATCGCTCCGTTCGTCGCGATCCTGATCTTCGGCGGTGTCGCGCAATTCACCGATCCGTTCGGCTACAAGCCGCCGCAGGACATGCCGGCCGCCACGCTGTGGGGCGGCCTGGTGCAGTTCCTGGCGCCGATCGCGTCCAAGCCGATCGGCGTGTGGCTCCAAGGCATCTCCGAGCGCAGCTACGCGACCTGGATGCTGCCGTTCTTCATGCTGGTCGGTTTTTCCATCGCCTGGCTCCTGCTCTATCTCTGGGTCCGCCTGGTCGAGTGGCGGCCGTTCCACACCATCGGCCTGGGGCTGAGCCGCTCGGGGCCGACGGTGCTGTTCGGGATCCTGCTGGCGCTGCTGATGAGTTCGCTGGTCATGGTGGGGTTGATGATCGGCGGCCAGCTGCAGCCGCGCGTCGCGGCGCCGGGCACCACCGGCAGCGTGGCGCTGGCCGGCATCCTCTTCATGCTGGTGGCCTTCACGGTGCAGGCGTCGAGCGAGGAGGCGCTCTACCGCGGCTTCCTGATGAACGTGATGGCCTATCGCGCCGGGATCGCCGCGGGCATCGGCGTCAGCACGCTGCTGTTTGCGCTGGCGCATTCGCGAAACCACGGCTTCGACGCGCTGGCTGCTGCCAACCTGGTGCTGTTCGCGCTGTTCGTGGCGCTGCTGTCGCTGCGCACCGGCTCGATCTGGGCCGCCTGCCTCTGGCACACGGTGTGGAACTGGTCGATCGCCAATGTCTGGGGTCTCGCCATCAGCGGCGAGCCGCCGGATGGCGGCTCGATCATGGCCTGGGAATCCAAGGGCATGAAGCTGTGGACCGGCGGCGACTGGGGCCCGGAAGGCGGCCTGGCGACGACGATCGTACTGGCGCTGGGCGTGGCGGCGCTGTTCGTCTGGCGCGGGCTGGGCGAGCCTGTGGCGAAAGAGGCCACCGCCTAGGAACGGCGCTCTGCTATAGTGCGCGGACCCTCTGTCAAGAAACGGTTCGCCTCGATGCGTTCCCTCGTGCCTTTGCTTGTCGCCGCCGTTCTGTCGGCGACCGCCGCCCTCGCCCAGACCCCGCCGCCGCCCGCGGCAACGACGCCCGCTCCGGCACCTTCGGCCGCGGTCCCGCCCGCTGTGTCGCCGGCGCCTGTGGCGAAAACCGAGATCCTGTGGGACGAGGAGGCGGCGCTGGTGATTGGCGATCATCCCCTGATCTGGCGGCGCCTTGCCAAGGTCAAGGGCAACAAGCGCGGCACGCTCAAGATCGTCGACGAAGGCGGCCTGTGGAAGATCAGCGGCCGCCACCAGGGCCAGACGGCGGACACCAAGGACGACTACGTCGCCATCAAGGGCACGATCACGGCGATCACGTCGGGGACCTTCGTGGTCAACGGCGAGATCGAGTTCCACGCCGCCAAGTTGAACAAGGGCGCCGTCTGCCGGATCACCGGCGAGTCACGCTTCTATCGTCGCGGCAACGAGCAGATCTGGCGCATGCAGGACGGCAAGAACCCCTGCAGCGGCCCGAAGGAAGCGTTGGATATCGCGTTCCGGCCTGATCAGGTCGCCGCGCAGCGCAAGCCGACGCGGGCCACGCCGACGCCGGTGCCGCCCAAGGTCGCGCCCGCGTCACCGACCGTCAGGGAGTAGGAAACAACGATGGCCGACGACCGCACCGGCGAGTGGCACAGTGCGCAGGTCGCCTACTGGAGCGGTGCTGGCGGCGAGAGCTGGCTGAAGGGCGCGGCGCGTACCGAGGCGGCGGTCGCGGGGCTGGGCGAACGGGCGATAGCGGCTGCCGCGGTGCGCGCCGGCGAGCGGATCATCGACATCGGCTGCG encodes:
- a CDS encoding CPBP family intramembrane metalloprotease; the protein is MLRTDLSRANSLVQMAGRARRVTPWYIAPFVAILIFGGVAQFTDPFGYKPPQDMPAATLWGGLVQFLAPIASKPIGVWLQGISERSYATWMLPFFMLVGFSIAWLLLYLWVRLVEWRPFHTIGLGLSRSGPTVLFGILLALLMSSLVMVGLMIGGQLQPRVAAPGTTGSVALAGILFMLVAFTVQASSEEALYRGFLMNVMAYRAGIAAGIGVSTLLFALAHSRNHGFDALAAANLVLFALFVALLSLRTGSIWAACLWHTVWNWSIANVWGLAISGEPPDGGSIMAWESKGMKLWTGGDWGPEGGLATTIVLALGVAALFVWRGLGEPVAKEATA